One part of the Acetoanaerobium sticklandii genome encodes these proteins:
- a CDS encoding pyridoxal-phosphate-dependent aminotransferase family protein, producing the protein MRLFIPGPVNVEEDVLKVMSSPMISHRSKSASYLQQSISKNMQILWNTKNSILLSTSSGSGLMEAAVKSLILKKGVFFSLGAFGKRWYEMAIANGKKADIYEVEEGYSNKAEFIDSILKKGCYDFAAITHNETSTGVENPLIDISNVMKKYSEIIFAVDTVSSTGGVDIDVDSCKIDFCVTSTQKCLGLPPGLSICSLSDKAINRTKHVENRGYYLDLLTLYEYTINKDYQYPATPSLSHMYALDYKLNKIINIEKKENRFQRHKLLADITRDWARDRYKLLVKDNNYSDTVTAVVNSRETDLKILSSKLKDQGYVFSNGYGKLKDKTFRIAHMADTTIEELKAYLETIDKLI; encoded by the coding sequence ATGAGGTTATTTATTCCAGGACCAGTAAATGTAGAAGAAGATGTATTAAAAGTTATGTCCAGCCCAATGATAAGTCACAGGAGTAAATCAGCCTCCTATCTCCAACAATCTATATCAAAAAATATGCAGATTCTGTGGAATACAAAAAACTCTATACTATTGTCCACATCTTCAGGGAGTGGGCTTATGGAGGCAGCTGTAAAAAGTCTTATACTAAAAAAAGGAGTGTTCTTTTCCTTAGGAGCTTTCGGAAAAAGATGGTATGAAATGGCAATAGCTAACGGAAAAAAAGCTGATATTTACGAAGTAGAAGAAGGGTATAGCAACAAAGCAGAGTTTATTGACAGCATACTAAAAAAAGGCTGTTATGATTTTGCTGCAATAACTCACAACGAAACTTCTACTGGTGTAGAAAATCCACTTATCGATATCTCCAATGTCATGAAAAAATATAGCGAAATAATCTTTGCTGTAGATACAGTTAGCTCAACTGGCGGAGTAGATATAGACGTAGATTCTTGTAAAATAGATTTTTGCGTCACCTCTACCCAAAAATGCCTCGGGCTTCCTCCTGGACTTTCTATCTGCAGTCTATCAGATAAAGCAATAAACCGTACAAAGCATGTTGAAAACAGAGGATATTATCTTGATTTGCTCACTTTGTATGAGTATACAATAAACAAGGACTACCAATATCCAGCTACGCCTTCACTATCACATATGTATGCCTTGGATTATAAATTAAACAAAATAATAAATATAGAGAAAAAAGAAAATAGATTTCAAAGACATAAACTACTCGCTGATATTACAAGAGACTGGGCAAGAGATAGATATAAGCTCCTTGTAAAGGACAATAACTATTCCGATACAGTGACAGCAGTTGTGAATTCTAGAGAAACTGATTTAAAAATTCTATCTTCAAAACTAAAAGATCAAGGCTACGTATTTTCAAATGGATACGGCAAGCTAAAGGATAAGACTTTTAGAATCGCACATATGGCAGATACCACTATAGAAGAACTAAAGGCTTATTTAGAAACCATTGATAAATTAATTTAA